One window from the genome of Streptomyces sp. NBC_01476 encodes:
- a CDS encoding esterase-like activity of phytase family protein has product MRQRLLPLAASLVAAVASLAVTVPSAQAHTARHPGGHHPAPNACSPSVTIDSFTDKLDKTTLDGVPVAELSGLTYDTNGHLLAVDDGSYLFTLDAHSFKPLAVQPLANKDGSPLDSEAVAVDRDGTRLVTDETQPSIVRFSRSGKPLETLPVPDSLKVAPAGRATHNLTFEGMALLPGDRTLVASMEGALTGDSPDIRRFQTWERVGNSDRFRLGPQYAFRTDPGLDIPDITSTGDGRLLVLERTYTPNVGNTVHLHVADLRHATDVSRIQNLTDDRRGVRFAGGSLLADIGACPSLGATTKQVQPNPLLDNIEGVTVTGHTRDGRLGVLLVSDDNENPVQTTRLYSLTAKLPRP; this is encoded by the coding sequence GTGCGTCAACGTCTTCTCCCGCTGGCCGCCTCGCTGGTGGCGGCAGTGGCATCACTCGCTGTCACCGTGCCGTCCGCCCAGGCCCACACCGCGAGACACCCCGGCGGCCACCACCCTGCCCCGAACGCCTGCTCCCCCTCGGTGACGATCGACAGCTTCACCGACAAGCTCGACAAGACCACGCTGGACGGCGTGCCGGTCGCCGAGCTGTCCGGCCTGACCTACGACACCAACGGCCATCTGCTCGCGGTGGACGACGGCTCGTACCTGTTCACCCTCGACGCCCACAGCTTCAAGCCGCTTGCCGTCCAGCCGCTGGCCAACAAGGACGGTTCGCCGCTGGACTCCGAGGCGGTGGCGGTGGACCGCGACGGCACCCGGCTGGTGACCGACGAGACCCAGCCGTCGATCGTCCGGTTCAGCCGCTCCGGGAAGCCCCTGGAGACCCTGCCGGTGCCGGACTCCCTCAAGGTGGCACCCGCCGGCCGGGCGACGCACAACCTGACCTTCGAGGGAATGGCCCTGCTGCCCGGCGACCGCACCCTGGTCGCCTCCATGGAGGGCGCGCTCACCGGCGACAGCCCCGACATCCGCCGCTTCCAGACCTGGGAGCGGGTCGGCAACTCCGACCGCTTCCGGCTCGGCCCGCAGTACGCCTTCCGGACCGACCCCGGCCTCGACATCCCCGACATCACCTCCACCGGTGACGGCCGGCTGCTCGTCCTGGAGCGGACCTACACCCCCAACGTCGGCAACACCGTCCACCTGCACGTGGCCGACCTGCGGCACGCGACCGACGTCAGCCGCATCCAGAACCTGACCGACGACCGGCGCGGGGTGCGGTTCGCCGGCGGATCGCTGCTCGCCGACATCGGCGCGTGCCCGTCACTGGGCGCCACCACCAAGCAGGTCCAGCCGAACCCGCTGCTGGACAACATCGAGGGCGTCACCGTGACCGGGCACACCCGGGACGGGCGCCTTGGGGTGCTGCTGGTCAGCGACGACAACGAGAACCCGGTGCAGACCACCCGGCTGTACTCGCTGACCGCGAAGCTGCCCCGCCCGTAA
- a CDS encoding sensor domain-containing protein, with protein MTAAGSAARGGTGGAAGAALAVAAAHGGRTGLLPQLLVGLLCAGYTTGASLGWGSAELALIMGDFGLSAASVAATVSALLYARRVAGPHRPAWLLFGFSSAMLALGNGIWGWYEVVLREPVPQTSAADVCFLLFAPPAIIGLLVLAKRPVTKAGWVCLGLDTWLIGGSLLTLSWILALAQATRSDGPSTARIAVSLAYPLLDIVLVSMVLALHFRRSAVNRAAVNTALAALALTVLCDALFTSPLLRAHYRSGQILDAGWFAGAMLMAFAPWAGTHVHPPRRPGGATRKSVGSLTALTPYLAAAVCTLAILYNIIKGQRCDRVVLITGATVVLALMVRQGIMLLDNISLTQELAQKENHFRSLVQGSSDVIMIAAPSGVLRYVSPAAQGVYGNDPEQMIGTELAAHIHPDDLGRVLHEVRRFLAAPPSEEPVTRIECRIRSGRGRGKERKRAGADDAADGTDGASGTDRTRDSKGAKGPRGGIEDWLHVESTVNRYQGGLIFNSRDVTERVRLQAQLQHNASHDPLTDLPNRALFTERVGRALAGRRASDGRAAVLYVDLDGFKAVNDTSGHQAGDDLLVQAARRLQDALRAGDTAARLGGDEFAALITGQDGSDPGVRESHVREIADRLRSVLSAPYRVDGGEVSVGASIGIAFAEPGATPTEVMRNADLAMYRAKQGGKGQVELFAPQMQADAVRRTELAGRVRRALDDGEFTLLHQPVVELSGGRISGVEAQARWRSSQGIAFTPAEFPRAAEDPDRSLEAGRWVLEQAVRQAAIRYGAGHRIPVTVRLSARRVPESDVEALLRRHDLPPGGLILELPGADPHLAPDELERRLGALRRLGVRIALGGFGDGHGALGALRTLPVDVVKLDRSFTEGVVESGRLRTITGGLLRIATDLGIRTVADGLDRPEQVQTLRELGCLHGLGMAFSGPLDEHRLRGSLGRGHYPVPAETPREQVTARPLPLPGRRSNAETPVPPA; from the coding sequence GTGACCGCCGCCGGCAGCGCTGCCCGCGGCGGCACCGGCGGCGCTGCCGGAGCCGCGCTCGCCGTGGCCGCGGCGCACGGCGGCCGGACCGGCCTGCTGCCGCAGCTGCTGGTGGGGCTGCTCTGCGCCGGGTACACCACGGGTGCCTCCCTCGGCTGGGGCTCCGCCGAACTCGCCCTGATCATGGGGGACTTCGGGCTCTCCGCCGCCTCCGTCGCCGCCACCGTCTCGGCGCTGCTCTACGCCCGCCGGGTGGCCGGACCGCACCGCCCGGCCTGGCTGCTCTTCGGCTTCTCCTCCGCGATGCTCGCCCTCGGCAACGGCATCTGGGGGTGGTACGAAGTGGTGCTGCGCGAGCCCGTGCCGCAGACCTCCGCCGCCGACGTCTGCTTCCTGCTGTTCGCCCCGCCCGCCATCATCGGGCTGCTGGTGCTCGCCAAGCGCCCGGTGACCAAGGCCGGCTGGGTCTGTCTGGGGCTCGACACCTGGCTGATCGGCGGATCGCTGCTCACCTTGTCCTGGATCCTGGCGCTGGCCCAGGCCACCCGCTCGGACGGACCGAGCACCGCCAGGATCGCGGTCTCGCTTGCCTATCCGCTGCTGGACATCGTGCTGGTCAGCATGGTGCTGGCGCTGCACTTCCGCCGCTCGGCGGTCAACCGCGCGGCCGTCAACACCGCGCTGGCCGCCCTCGCGCTGACCGTCCTGTGCGACGCGCTCTTCACCTCACCGCTGCTGCGCGCCCACTACCGCTCCGGCCAGATCCTCGACGCCGGCTGGTTCGCCGGCGCGATGCTGATGGCGTTCGCACCGTGGGCCGGCACCCATGTCCACCCCCCGCGCAGGCCGGGCGGCGCCACCCGCAAGTCGGTCGGCTCGCTCACCGCCCTCACCCCCTATCTGGCCGCCGCCGTCTGCACCCTGGCCATCCTCTACAACATCATCAAGGGTCAGAGGTGCGACCGCGTCGTGCTGATCACCGGCGCCACGGTGGTGCTGGCGCTGATGGTCAGGCAGGGCATCATGCTGCTCGACAACATCAGCCTCACCCAGGAACTCGCCCAGAAGGAGAACCACTTCCGCTCCCTGGTGCAGGGTTCCAGCGACGTCATCATGATCGCCGCGCCGAGCGGAGTGCTGCGGTACGTCAGCCCCGCCGCGCAGGGCGTCTACGGCAACGACCCGGAGCAGATGATCGGCACCGAACTCGCCGCCCACATCCACCCCGACGACCTCGGCCGGGTGCTGCACGAGGTGCGCCGCTTCCTGGCCGCCCCGCCGAGCGAGGAACCCGTCACCCGGATCGAGTGCCGGATCCGGTCGGGGCGCGGGCGCGGCAAGGAGCGCAAGCGGGCCGGCGCCGACGACGCCGCCGACGGCACCGACGGCGCCAGCGGCACCGACCGCACCAGGGACAGCAAGGGCGCCAAGGGTCCCCGGGGCGGCATCGAGGACTGGCTGCATGTCGAGTCCACCGTCAACCGCTACCAGGGCGGCCTGATCTTCAACAGCCGGGACGTCACCGAACGGGTGCGTCTGCAGGCCCAGTTGCAGCACAACGCCTCGCACGACCCGCTCACCGACCTGCCCAACAGGGCGCTGTTCACCGAACGCGTCGGCCGCGCGCTGGCCGGCCGCCGCGCCTCGGACGGCCGGGCCGCGGTGCTCTATGTGGACCTCGACGGCTTCAAGGCGGTCAACGACACCTCGGGCCACCAGGCCGGCGACGACCTGCTGGTGCAGGCGGCCCGCCGGCTCCAGGACGCGCTGCGGGCCGGCGACACCGCGGCCCGGCTCGGCGGCGACGAGTTCGCGGCCCTCATCACCGGCCAGGACGGCAGCGACCCCGGTGTGCGCGAGAGCCACGTCCGGGAGATCGCCGACCGGCTGCGCAGCGTCCTGTCCGCCCCGTACCGGGTGGACGGCGGTGAGGTCAGCGTCGGCGCCAGCATCGGCATCGCCTTCGCCGAGCCAGGCGCCACCCCCACCGAGGTGATGCGCAACGCCGACCTGGCGATGTACCGCGCCAAGCAGGGCGGCAAGGGCCAGGTGGAGCTCTTCGCACCGCAAATGCAGGCCGACGCCGTACGCAGGACCGAACTGGCCGGGCGGGTGCGCCGCGCGCTCGACGACGGGGAGTTCACCCTGCTGCACCAGCCGGTGGTCGAGCTCTCCGGCGGCCGGATCAGCGGCGTCGAGGCGCAGGCCCGCTGGCGGTCCTCGCAAGGCATCGCCTTCACCCCGGCGGAGTTCCCGCGCGCCGCCGAGGACCCGGACCGGAGCTTAGAGGCGGGGCGGTGGGTACTGGAGCAGGCGGTACGGCAGGCCGCGATCCGGTACGGCGCGGGCCACCGGATCCCCGTCACGGTACGGCTGTCCGCGCGCCGGGTGCCGGAGAGCGACGTCGAGGCACTGCTGCGCCGCCATGACCTGCCCCCCGGCGGGCTGATCCTTGAGCTGCCGGGCGCCGACCCGCACCTCGCTCCCGACGAGCTGGAGCGGCGCCTGGGGGCGCTGCGCAGACTCGGGGTGCGGATCGCGCTCGGCGGCTTCGGCGACGGCCACGGCGCGCTGGGCGCACTGCGCACCCTGCCGGTCGACGTGGTGAAGCTGGACCGCTCCTTCACCGAGGGCGTCGTCGAGTCGGGCCGGCTGCGCACGATCACCGGCGGACTGCTCCGGATCGCCACCGACCTCGGCATCCGTACCGTCGCCGACGGCCTGGACCGGCCCGAGCAGGTGCAGACGCTGCGCGAGCTGGGCTGTCTGCACGGCCTCGGCATGGCGTTCTCCGGGCCGCTGGACGAGCACCGGCTGCGTGGTTCACTGGGCCGGGGCCACTACCCCGTACCAGCGGAAACGCCGCGGGAGCAGGTCACCGCCCGGCCCCTGCCACTGCCCGGCAGACGTTCAAATGCTGAGACGCCTGTCCCACCGGCTTGA
- a CDS encoding 2-hydroxyacid dehydrogenase: MWLSVPPAEVDGLPDAYRYVHWDGTDEEFPADPEDAVFYVVPYMKGPAAGALPLPRMRNVRVIQTLSAGVDHIAPHLGQLPPGVSLCNARGVHEASTAELALTLILASLRGIPRFVHGQDNEKWYAGFYPALADRTVLIVGYGSIGAAVEDRLTAFECDVVRVARTARSGPRGPVHAMDELPGLLPAADVVVLTTPLTEQTRGLVGAPFLAAMKDGALLVNMARGPVVDTKALLAEAESGRLLAALDVTDPEPLPPGHPLWHAPGVLISPHVGGSTSAFRPRAHRLIRDQLSRFAAGEPLANVVATS, encoded by the coding sequence GTGTGGCTGTCCGTCCCGCCCGCGGAAGTCGACGGGCTGCCGGACGCGTACCGCTACGTCCACTGGGACGGCACCGACGAGGAGTTCCCCGCCGACCCCGAGGACGCCGTCTTCTATGTCGTCCCCTACATGAAGGGCCCGGCGGCCGGCGCGCTCCCGCTGCCGCGGATGCGCAACGTCCGGGTGATCCAGACGCTGAGCGCCGGTGTCGACCACATCGCGCCGCACCTCGGCCAACTGCCGCCCGGCGTGAGCCTGTGCAACGCCCGCGGGGTGCACGAGGCCAGCACCGCCGAACTCGCCCTCACCTTGATCCTCGCGTCGCTGCGCGGCATCCCCCGCTTCGTGCACGGCCAGGACAACGAGAAGTGGTACGCCGGTTTCTACCCCGCGCTGGCCGACCGCACGGTGCTGATCGTCGGCTACGGCTCGATCGGCGCGGCCGTCGAGGACCGTCTGACCGCCTTCGAGTGCGACGTGGTCCGTGTCGCGCGCACCGCGCGGTCCGGGCCGCGCGGTCCGGTGCACGCCATGGACGAGCTGCCCGGCCTGCTGCCGGCCGCCGACGTGGTGGTGCTCACCACCCCGCTCACCGAGCAGACCCGCGGGCTGGTGGGCGCGCCCTTCCTCGCCGCCATGAAGGACGGCGCGCTGCTGGTGAACATGGCCCGCGGCCCGGTGGTGGACACCAAGGCGCTGCTCGCCGAGGCCGAGTCCGGCCGGCTGCTCGCGGCACTCGATGTCACCGACCCCGAACCGCTGCCGCCGGGGCACCCGTTGTGGCACGCGCCCGGCGTCCTGATCAGCCCGCACGTCGGCGGCAGCACCTCGGCGTTCCGACCGCGGGCACACCGGCTGATCCGTGACCAGTTGTCCCGGTTCGCGGCCGGTGAACCGCTGGCGAACGTGGTGGCGACGAGCTGA
- a CDS encoding acetolactate synthase large subunit, with product MTEQANGSHHPQPRTRSAAPAAPAERMTGAQSLIRSLEAVGADTVFGIPGGAILPAYDPLMDSVKVRHVLVRHEQGAGHAATGYAQATGRVGVCMATSGPGATNLVTPIADAHMDSVPIVAITGQVASKSIGTDAFQEADICGITMPITKHNFLITDAAEIPRTIAEAFHIAATGRPGPVLVDIAKDALQNETTFSWPPQQDLPGYRPVTKPHAKQIREAARLLNEARRPVLYVGGGVLKARATAELRILAELTGAPVTTTLMALGAFPDSHPQHVGMPGMHGDVSAVTALQKADLIIALGARFDDRVTGRLDTFAPNAKIVHADIDPAEISKNRTADVPIVGDAREVLADLIVAVQADHEAGRKGDYTGWWEHLNFWRNTYPLGYDLPADGSLSPQQVIERIGQLAPENTLFAAGVGQHQMWAAQFIKYEKPGTWFNSGGAGTMGYAVPAAMGAKAGMPDATVWAIDGDGCFQMTNQELVTCALNNIPIKVGIINNGALGMVRQWQHLFYGERFSNTVLHSGAESVPGSTQGVGSIQNRGTRVPDFVKLSEAMGCVGLRCESPDELDAVIAKANSINDRPVVVDFIVHEDAMVWPMVAAGTSNDEIMAARDVRPDFSDGFDD from the coding sequence ATGACCGAGCAGGCCAACGGGTCCCACCATCCGCAACCGCGGACCCGCAGCGCGGCGCCCGCCGCCCCCGCCGAGCGCATGACGGGCGCGCAGTCCCTCATCCGCTCGCTTGAGGCCGTCGGCGCGGACACCGTATTCGGTATCCCCGGCGGCGCGATCCTGCCCGCGTACGACCCGCTCATGGACTCGGTGAAGGTCCGGCACGTGCTCGTCCGGCACGAGCAGGGCGCGGGCCACGCCGCCACCGGCTACGCCCAGGCCACCGGCCGGGTGGGGGTCTGCATGGCCACCTCGGGACCCGGCGCCACCAACCTGGTGACGCCGATCGCCGACGCCCACATGGACTCGGTGCCGATCGTCGCCATCACCGGCCAGGTCGCCTCCAAGTCGATCGGGACCGACGCCTTCCAGGAGGCGGACATCTGCGGCATCACCATGCCGATCACCAAGCACAACTTCCTGATCACCGACGCGGCCGAGATCCCGCGCACCATCGCCGAGGCGTTCCACATCGCCGCCACCGGCCGCCCCGGCCCGGTGCTCGTCGACATCGCCAAGGACGCGCTGCAGAACGAGACCACCTTCTCCTGGCCGCCGCAGCAGGACCTGCCCGGCTACCGCCCGGTGACCAAGCCGCACGCCAAGCAGATCCGCGAGGCCGCCCGGCTGCTCAACGAGGCCCGCCGCCCGGTGCTCTACGTCGGCGGCGGCGTGCTCAAGGCGCGCGCCACCGCGGAGCTGCGGATCCTCGCCGAGCTGACCGGCGCCCCCGTCACCACCACCTTGATGGCGCTGGGCGCCTTCCCCGACAGCCACCCGCAGCACGTCGGTATGCCCGGCATGCACGGTGACGTCTCCGCGGTCACCGCGCTGCAGAAGGCCGACCTGATCATCGCGCTCGGCGCCCGCTTCGACGACCGGGTCACCGGCCGGCTCGACACCTTCGCGCCGAACGCCAAGATCGTGCACGCCGACATCGACCCGGCCGAGATCTCCAAGAACCGCACCGCGGACGTGCCGATCGTCGGCGACGCCCGCGAGGTGCTGGCCGATCTGATCGTCGCCGTCCAGGCCGACCACGAGGCCGGCCGCAAGGGCGACTACACCGGCTGGTGGGAGCACCTGAACTTCTGGCGGAACACCTACCCGCTCGGCTACGACCTGCCCGCCGACGGCAGCCTCTCCCCGCAGCAGGTGATCGAGCGGATCGGGCAGCTCGCCCCGGAGAACACCCTGTTCGCGGCCGGTGTCGGCCAGCACCAGATGTGGGCGGCGCAGTTCATCAAGTACGAGAAGCCCGGCACCTGGTTCAACTCCGGCGGCGCCGGCACCATGGGCTACGCGGTGCCGGCCGCGATGGGCGCCAAGGCCGGCATGCCGGACGCCACCGTCTGGGCGATCGACGGCGACGGCTGCTTCCAGATGACCAACCAGGAACTGGTCACCTGCGCGCTGAACAACATCCCGATCAAGGTCGGCATCATCAACAACGGCGCGCTGGGCATGGTCCGCCAGTGGCAGCACCTCTTCTACGGGGAGCGGTTCTCCAACACCGTGCTGCACTCCGGCGCCGAGAGCGTCCCCGGCTCCACCCAGGGCGTCGGCTCCATCCAGAACCGCGGCACCCGGGTGCCGGACTTCGTGAAGCTCTCCGAGGCGATGGGCTGCGTCGGTCTGCGCTGCGAGTCCCCGGACGAACTGGACGCGGTCATCGCCAAGGCCAACTCCATCAACGACCGCCCGGTGGTGGTCGACTTCATCGTCCACGAGGACGCGATGGTGTGGCCGATGGTCGCGGCCGGCACCTCCAACGACGAGATCATGGCGGCCCGCGACGTCCGCCCGGACTTCAGCGACGGCTTCGATGACTGA
- a CDS encoding PQQ-dependent sugar dehydrogenase, with protein MAAAGTSAVLLLAGCSSSGPLLPTAPPSSSAAGSTGASAPATSQPAPSASPSPAPAKGTAKVTGTVATGLSSPWGLVQLPDGSLLVGSRDSGRISRVDVDKHTVTQIGTVPGVAHTQGGENGLLGLAISPSFGSDHLLYAYFSTESDNRIVRMLYDPSRPRGEQLGAPDTILRGIPTGTLHNGGRIAFGPDGMLYAGTGETGQRGLAQDMKTPAGKILRMTPDGQPPKDNPTPGSLVYSPGHRNVQGLAWDAQGNLWASEFGQDTWDELNLIKPGGNYGWPTVEGIAHHAGFIDPVEQWHTDEASPSGIAYAAGCVWMAGLRGERLWRIPLDGTKPSAAPQSFFNGTYGRLRSVIAIDDHTLLLTTSNTDNRGTPKPADDRILRVSVT; from the coding sequence GTGGCCGCCGCCGGGACCTCGGCGGTGCTGCTGCTGGCCGGGTGCTCGTCGAGCGGGCCGCTGCTGCCGACCGCACCGCCGTCGTCATCAGCGGCCGGCTCGACCGGGGCGAGCGCGCCCGCGACGTCCCAGCCGGCGCCGAGTGCCAGCCCTTCGCCGGCACCCGCGAAGGGTACGGCGAAGGTCACCGGGACGGTGGCGACCGGGCTCAGTTCTCCCTGGGGCCTGGTCCAACTCCCGGACGGGTCACTGCTGGTGGGCTCCCGCGACAGCGGGCGGATCTCCCGGGTCGACGTGGACAAGCACACCGTCACGCAGATCGGCACCGTGCCCGGGGTGGCCCACACGCAGGGCGGCGAGAACGGGCTGCTGGGGCTGGCGATCTCCCCTTCCTTCGGCTCCGACCACCTGCTCTACGCGTACTTCAGCACCGAATCCGACAACCGGATCGTGCGGATGCTCTACGACCCCTCGCGGCCCCGGGGCGAGCAGCTCGGGGCGCCCGACACGATCCTGCGGGGCATTCCGACCGGGACGCTGCACAACGGCGGGCGGATCGCCTTCGGGCCGGACGGCATGCTCTACGCCGGTACGGGCGAGACCGGGCAGCGCGGGCTCGCCCAGGACATGAAGACCCCGGCCGGGAAGATCCTGCGGATGACGCCGGACGGGCAGCCGCCGAAGGACAATCCGACGCCGGGCTCACTCGTCTACTCCCCCGGGCACCGCAACGTCCAGGGGCTCGCCTGGGACGCCCAGGGCAACCTGTGGGCCTCGGAGTTCGGCCAGGACACCTGGGACGAGCTGAACCTGATCAAGCCGGGCGGCAACTACGGCTGGCCCACGGTCGAGGGCATCGCCCACCACGCGGGGTTCATCGACCCGGTGGAGCAGTGGCACACCGACGAGGCGTCCCCCAGCGGGATCGCCTACGCGGCGGGCTGCGTCTGGATGGCGGGCCTGCGCGGTGAACGGCTCTGGCGCATCCCGCTCGACGGCACGAAGCCCTCGGCGGCGCCGCAGTCCTTCTTCAACGGCACCTACGGCCGGCTGCGCTCGGTGATCGCCATCGACGACCACACCCTGTTGCTGACCACCAGCAACACGGACAACCGCGGCACCCCCAAACCCGCCGACGACCGCATCCTCCGCGTCTCCGTCACCTGA
- the ilvN gene encoding acetolactate synthase small subunit, giving the protein MSKHTLSVLVENKPGVLARITALFSRRGFNIDSLAVGTTEHPEISRITIVVAVIDELPLEQVTKQLNKLVNVLKIVELDASAAVARELVLVKVRADNETRSQIVEIVQLFRAKTVDVSPEAVTIEATGGADKLEAMLKMLEPFGIKELVQSGTIAIGRGARSITDRSLRALDRSA; this is encoded by the coding sequence ATGTCCAAGCACACCCTCTCCGTCCTGGTGGAGAACAAGCCCGGTGTCCTGGCGAGGATCACCGCCCTGTTCTCCCGGCGCGGCTTCAACATCGACTCGCTCGCGGTCGGCACCACGGAGCACCCGGAGATCTCCCGCATCACCATCGTGGTCGCGGTCATCGACGAACTCCCGCTGGAACAGGTCACCAAGCAGCTCAACAAGCTCGTCAACGTGCTGAAGATCGTCGAACTCGACGCCTCCGCGGCCGTCGCGCGTGAACTCGTTCTGGTGAAGGTGCGGGCCGACAACGAGACCCGCTCGCAGATCGTGGAGATCGTCCAGCTCTTCCGCGCCAAGACGGTGGACGTCTCCCCTGAGGCGGTCACCATCGAGGCCACCGGCGGCGCGGACAAGCTGGAGGCCATGCTCAAGATGCTGGAGCCGTTCGGCATCAAGGAGCTGGTGCAGTCCGGCACCATCGCGATCGGCCGCGGCGCCCGCTCCATCACCGACCGCTCGCTGCGCGCCCTCGACCGCTCCGCCTAA
- the ilvC gene encoding ketol-acid reductoisomerase: MAELFYDDDADLSIIQGRKVAVIGYGSQGHAHALSLRDSGVDVRVGLHEGSKSKAQAEEQGLRVVTVAEAAAEADVIMILVPDPIQARVYEESIKDNLKDGDALFFGHGLNIRYGFIKPPAGVDVCMVAPKGPGHLVRRQYEEGRGVPCIAAVEQDATGKAFELTLSYAKGIGGTRAGVIKTTFTEETETDLFGEQAVLCGGTSALVKAGFETLVEAGYQPEIAYFECLHELKLIVDLMYEGGLEKMRWSVSETAEWGDYISGPRIINDNTKAEMKKILGEIQDGTFANNWIAEYNAGLPRYNEYKKADENHLLETTGKKLRKLMSWVDEEA; encoded by the coding sequence GTGGCCGAGCTGTTCTACGACGACGACGCAGACCTGTCCATCATCCAGGGCCGCAAGGTCGCGGTCATCGGCTACGGCAGCCAGGGCCACGCCCACGCGCTGTCGCTGCGCGACTCCGGCGTCGACGTGCGCGTCGGTCTGCACGAGGGCTCCAAGTCCAAGGCGCAGGCCGAGGAGCAGGGCCTGCGCGTGGTGACGGTCGCCGAGGCCGCCGCCGAGGCCGACGTCATCATGATCCTGGTGCCGGACCCGATCCAGGCCCGCGTCTACGAGGAGTCCATCAAGGACAACCTCAAGGACGGCGACGCCCTCTTCTTCGGCCACGGCCTGAACATCCGCTACGGCTTCATCAAGCCGCCGGCCGGCGTCGACGTGTGCATGGTGGCCCCCAAGGGCCCCGGCCACCTGGTCCGCCGCCAGTACGAGGAAGGCCGCGGCGTGCCCTGCATCGCGGCGGTCGAGCAGGACGCCACCGGCAAGGCCTTCGAACTGACCCTGTCGTACGCCAAGGGCATCGGCGGCACCCGGGCCGGCGTCATCAAGACCACCTTCACCGAGGAGACCGAGACCGACCTCTTCGGTGAGCAGGCGGTGCTCTGCGGCGGCACCTCGGCGCTGGTCAAGGCCGGCTTCGAGACGCTGGTCGAGGCCGGCTACCAGCCGGAGATCGCGTACTTCGAGTGCCTGCACGAGCTGAAGCTCATCGTGGACCTGATGTACGAGGGCGGCCTGGAGAAGATGCGCTGGTCGGTCTCCGAGACCGCCGAGTGGGGCGACTACATCTCCGGCCCCCGCATCATCAACGACAACACCAAGGCCGAGATGAAGAAGATCCTCGGCGAGATCCAGGACGGCACCTTCGCCAACAACTGGATCGCCGAGTACAACGCCGGCCTGCCGCGTTACAACGAGTACAAGAAGGCCGACGAGAACCACCTGCTGGAGACCACCGGCAAGAAGCTCCGCAAGCTGATGAGCTGGGTGGACGAAGAGGCGTAA
- a CDS encoding aldo/keto reductase yields MERRTVGATALHVGAVGLGCMPMSWAYSSSRQDGEESLRAVRTALDAGTTLLDTADMYGPFTNELLLGRVLKERRADAFVATKCGLLVGEQHIVANGSPGYVRRACDASLRRLQTDTIDLFQLHRVDPEVPVEETWGAMAELVAAGKVRALGLCAVGARGDRRTGAALHDETIRHLRRIQQVFPVASVQAELSVWAPEALDELLPWCTAHGVGFLAAMPLGNGFLTGTLTPGGGFEPDDLRARHPRFTAEMMAANQPIVAGLRRVAQRYGATAAQVALAWTLAQAPGVVPIPGAKSARWTVENAGAAGLTLSAADLAEIAELPAARGSWE; encoded by the coding sequence GTGGAGCGCAGGACGGTCGGGGCGACGGCACTCCACGTGGGCGCCGTCGGTCTGGGGTGCATGCCGATGAGCTGGGCGTACAGCAGCTCGCGGCAGGACGGCGAGGAGTCGCTGCGGGCGGTGCGCACCGCGCTCGACGCGGGCACCACACTGCTGGACACCGCCGACATGTACGGCCCGTTCACCAACGAGCTGTTGCTGGGGCGGGTGTTGAAGGAGCGGCGGGCCGACGCGTTCGTCGCCACCAAGTGCGGGCTGCTGGTCGGCGAGCAGCACATCGTGGCCAACGGCAGCCCCGGGTACGTGCGCAGGGCCTGCGACGCCTCGCTGCGGCGGCTGCAGACCGACACGATCGACCTCTTCCAGCTGCACCGGGTCGACCCCGAGGTGCCGGTGGAGGAGACCTGGGGCGCGATGGCGGAACTGGTCGCGGCCGGCAAGGTCCGGGCGCTCGGCCTGTGCGCGGTCGGCGCGCGGGGCGACCGCCGCACCGGGGCCGCGCTGCACGACGAGACGATCCGCCATCTCCGGCGTATCCAGCAGGTGTTCCCGGTCGCCTCGGTCCAGGCGGAGCTCTCGGTGTGGGCCCCGGAGGCGCTGGACGAGCTGCTGCCGTGGTGCACCGCCCACGGCGTCGGCTTCCTGGCGGCGATGCCGCTGGGCAACGGTTTCCTCACCGGGACGCTCACCCCGGGCGGCGGTTTCGAACCGGACGACCTGCGCGCCCGGCATCCGCGCTTCACCGCGGAGATGATGGCCGCGAACCAGCCGATCGTGGCCGGGCTGCGGCGGGTGGCGCAGCGGTACGGTGCGACCGCCGCGCAGGTGGCGCTGGCGTGGACGCTGGCGCAGGCGCCGGGGGTGGTGCCGATACCCGGGGCGAAGTCGGCGCGGTGGACGGTGGAGAACGCGGGGGCGGCCGGGCTGACGCTGAGCGCGGCGGATCTGGCGGAGATCGCGGAGTTGCCCGCGGCGCGGGGTTCATGGGAGTAG